A segment of the Bacteroidota bacterium genome:
GTTCTGAATTTATAAACTCCGATAATCTTCCCGCCTTTACCCATTCTCTTCATTTTAAACAATGGACCATAGCTGGCATGAAAGTTATACTCAGGAGCCTTTACCTTTTTAACCACCGCATAGGTTAAACCTCTAAAGCTGTCATGTGAAACAATTTCAAATCCACAACTCACTAAACGACCTAAAACCTCAGCCTTGCTTAATAATCGATTTCTACCTCTGGTTAATAGAAAGTAAATTTTTTTTAAGCCCCATATCTTAGGAAACATACGCAATACCACAAACTCCATGACAAACCAAATATTCCTTAAGTACGGAATTCTACCCAATCGGTGCCTTACTTTTCGCGCTTGATAAGTTTCCCAACAACAAATAAATATCTGATCATCTTGTAAACGCTCATTCACTTTTTCGAAAAATTTATTGATATAGCGAATATTATTCACTTTACTTAAGTTAATAATAGTTTTAAGTGAACTGGTATTATTAATAATGTTAAACTCATTTGTGGTTGAAATAATAAATGTAGAATCAGACTCCATTTCAACATACTTTCCAAAAAAGGAATATGCCTCTTCGCCTACTTTATTAATTACTAACTGTCTCAAGAAAATTATCTATTTATTTTAAAACGAAAGAACTTTCTATAAACTGTATCAGGCACTACGCCAATACGAACACCCCATCTAATTAGTTTTTCCCATCGTAAAACCAATTTATAATAAGACGGGTAATCTAAGAAAGATTTTTTTGGAAGATTCATTATCCTCTCAAACTCATCATGAGTTAGTTCTAATTTCTTCAAACAATAATCCAGTGTTTCATAACCTCCTGAATATGGATCTGATTTAACTTTTTGCAAAGCTTCGTCTCGGGTTATCTGACCTGATCTCAGCAAAGCCGAATAATGCAGCTTACGCTTATCTATTCCAAACTTACGAATCAGTATATACGATTGAAAAAAGCCGGTATACATGGATTCATGATGCTTACCACCAT
Coding sequences within it:
- a CDS encoding sugar transferase; this translates as MRQLVINKVGEEAYSFFGKYVEMESDSTFIISTTNEFNIINNTSSLKTIINLSKVNNIRYINKFFEKVNERLQDDQIFICCWETYQARKVRHRLGRIPYLRNIWFVMEFVVLRMFPKIWGLKKIYFLLTRGRNRLLSKAEVLGRLVSCGFEIVSHDSFRGLTYAVVKKVKAPEYNFHASYGPLFKMKRMGKGGKIIGVYKFRTMHPYAEYLQDYVLRLNGYAESGKPAEDFRLTPWGKFLRRYWLDELPQLINVIKGEMKLVGVRPISQRYFQDIPEDLQQLRLKHKPGCIPPYVALDRKSSVEAVLQAEREYLTEKSNRPYTTDIRFFFKAIFNIIFKRKRSA